In one window of Primulina tabacum isolate GXHZ01 chromosome 8, ASM2559414v2, whole genome shotgun sequence DNA:
- the LOC142552804 gene encoding putative serine/threonine-protein kinase PBL21 isoform X1: MSCFSCTSLRRKDVRYYDADMTPRSNDDSEKGKKGNSVITPKGKESNEPPDSVARSFAFKELAVATQNFREANLIGEGGFGSVYKGCLESSTIVAVKQLNLDGLQGNQEFIVEVLMLSLLHHSNLVNLIGYCADGDQRLLVYEYMPMGSLENHLFDLEPGQEPLSWSKRLRIAVGAARGLEYLHCKANPPVIYRDLKSSNILLDNDFNVKLSDFGLAKLGPVGDNTHVSTRVMGTYGYCAPEYAMSGKLTLKSDIYSFGVVLLELITGRKAIDCSRKPGEQNLVVWSRQYLKDRRKFVEMVDPLLEGRFSVRSLHHAVAITSMCLQEQASFRPLISDIVMALEYLASRAGRFHNRTSSSPTHLDVNPHSRR; this comes from the exons ATGAGCTGCTTTTCTTGCACGAGCCTTCGAAGAAAGGATGTGAGGTATTATGATGCAGATATGACTCCAAGATCCAATGATGATTCTg AGAAAGGGAAGAAGGGAAACTCTGTGATTACGCCTAAAGGCAAGGAGAGCAATGAGCCACCAGACAGTGTGGCGAGAAGCTTTGCGTTTAAGGAACTTGCGGTGGCGACTCAAAATTTCAGGGAAGCGAACTTGATTGGTGAAGGTGGTTTTGGAAGCGTATATAAAGGCTGCCTAGAATCTAGCACG ATTGTTGCAGTGAAGCAACTTAACCTCGATGGCCTTCAAGGGAATCAAGAATTCATCGTGGAGGTTCTTATGTTAAGTTTGCTGCACCATTCGAACCTCGTGAATTTGATTGGGTATTGTGCCGATGGCGATCAGAGGCTCCTGGTTTATGAATACATGCCAATGGGTAGCCTGGAAAATCATCTATTTG ATCTCGAGCCTGGCCAAGAGCCTCTGAGTTGGAGCAAACGTTTGAGGATTGCTGTTGGTGCAGCTCGAGGCCTTGAATATCTTCATTGCAAAGCAAATCCACCCGTAATCTACCGTGACCTTAAATCTTCGAACATACTTTTGGACAATGACTTTAACGTTAAACTGTCTGATTTTGGACTTGCGAAACTTGGTCCTGTTGGCGACAACACTCATGTTTCAACTCGAGTAATGGGAACCTATGGATATTGTGCCCCCGAGTACGCAATGAGTGGCAAATTGACTCTAAAATCTGATATCTACAGCTTTGGTGTTGTTCTGTTGGAGCTTATAACTGGACGCAAGGCTATTGACTGCAGCAGGAAGCCAGGAGAGCAAAATCTGGTTGTGTGG TCACGACAATATCTGAAGGACCGGAGGAAGTTTGTCGAGATGGTGGACCCTCTACTCGAAGGAAGATTCTCTGTCCGGAGCCTGCACCATGCTGTTGCAATTACTTCAATGTGTCTCCAGGAACAAGCAAGTTTCCGCCCCCTTATCAGCGACATTGTCATGGCACTGGAGTACTTGGCTTCCCGCGCAGGAAGATTTCACAATAGGACATCATCATCCCCAACTCATCTGGATGTTAATCCCCATTCAAGAAGATAA
- the LOC142552804 gene encoding putative serine/threonine-protein kinase PBL21 isoform X2, with protein sequence MMILIVAVKQLNLDGLQGNQEFIVEVLMLSLLHHSNLVNLIGYCADGDQRLLVYEYMPMGSLENHLFDLEPGQEPLSWSKRLRIAVGAARGLEYLHCKANPPVIYRDLKSSNILLDNDFNVKLSDFGLAKLGPVGDNTHVSTRVMGTYGYCAPEYAMSGKLTLKSDIYSFGVVLLELITGRKAIDCSRKPGEQNLVVWSRQYLKDRRKFVEMVDPLLEGRFSVRSLHHAVAITSMCLQEQASFRPLISDIVMALEYLASRAGRFHNRTSSSPTHLDVNPHSRR encoded by the exons ATGATGATTCTg ATTGTTGCAGTGAAGCAACTTAACCTCGATGGCCTTCAAGGGAATCAAGAATTCATCGTGGAGGTTCTTATGTTAAGTTTGCTGCACCATTCGAACCTCGTGAATTTGATTGGGTATTGTGCCGATGGCGATCAGAGGCTCCTGGTTTATGAATACATGCCAATGGGTAGCCTGGAAAATCATCTATTTG ATCTCGAGCCTGGCCAAGAGCCTCTGAGTTGGAGCAAACGTTTGAGGATTGCTGTTGGTGCAGCTCGAGGCCTTGAATATCTTCATTGCAAAGCAAATCCACCCGTAATCTACCGTGACCTTAAATCTTCGAACATACTTTTGGACAATGACTTTAACGTTAAACTGTCTGATTTTGGACTTGCGAAACTTGGTCCTGTTGGCGACAACACTCATGTTTCAACTCGAGTAATGGGAACCTATGGATATTGTGCCCCCGAGTACGCAATGAGTGGCAAATTGACTCTAAAATCTGATATCTACAGCTTTGGTGTTGTTCTGTTGGAGCTTATAACTGGACGCAAGGCTATTGACTGCAGCAGGAAGCCAGGAGAGCAAAATCTGGTTGTGTGG TCACGACAATATCTGAAGGACCGGAGGAAGTTTGTCGAGATGGTGGACCCTCTACTCGAAGGAAGATTCTCTGTCCGGAGCCTGCACCATGCTGTTGCAATTACTTCAATGTGTCTCCAGGAACAAGCAAGTTTCCGCCCCCTTATCAGCGACATTGTCATGGCACTGGAGTACTTGGCTTCCCGCGCAGGAAGATTTCACAATAGGACATCATCATCCCCAACTCATCTGGATGTTAATCCCCATTCAAGAAGATAA
- the LOC142552805 gene encoding LOW QUALITY PROTEIN: UDP-rhamnose/UDP-galactose transporter 6-like (The sequence of the model RefSeq protein was modified relative to this genomic sequence to represent the inferred CDS: inserted 1 base in 1 codon): MAPASKADKKASVDVAAWMFNVVTSVGIIMVNKALMATYGFSFATTLTGLHFATTTFMTLVLRWLGYIQASHLPYPELLKFILFANFSIVGMNVSLMWNSVGFYQIAKLSMIPVSCLLEVVFDKIRYSRDTKLSITIVLLGVAVCTVTDVSVNTKGFVAAFIAVWSTSLQQYYVHFLQXKYSLSSFNLLGHTAPAQAATLLLFGPFLDYWLTNKRIDAFNFTLPSSAFLIASCTIAVGTNLSQFICIGRFTAVSFQVLGHMKTILVLILGFLFFGKEGLNLHVVFGMIIAVVGMIWYGNASSKPGGKERRSISISRSSQQKQGGLLESSEQDDKV, encoded by the exons ATGGCACCCGCAAGCAAAGCTGATAAGAAGGCTTCCGTTGATGTGGCTGCATGGATGTTTAATGTAGTCACTTCAGTAGGTATTATCATGGTCAACAAGGCGTTAATGGCTACTTATGGCTTCAGCTTTG CTACAACTTTAACCGGCTTACATTTTGCTACAACAACTTTCATGACGTTGGTTCTTAGATGGCTGGGTTACATCCAAGCTTCTCATCTACCATATCCAGAGCTCCTGAAATTCATTCTGTTTGCAAATTTCTCTATTGTCGGGATGAATGTTAGTTTAATGTGGAATTCTGTGGGTTTCTACCAG ATTGCAAAACTGAGTATGATCCCTGTTTCATGTTTACTGGAAGTTGTATTCGACAAGATACGATATTCGAGAGACACAAAACTTAGCATCACGATTGTTCTTCTTGGTGTTGCTGTCTGCACAGTCACAGATGTGAGTGTTAATACCAAAGGGTTTGTTGCCGCATTTATTGCAGTCTGGAGTACATCACTGCAACAATAT TATGTTCACTTCCTTC AGAAGTATTCCCTCAGTTCTTTCAATCTGCTGGGGCACACAGCTCCAGCACAGGCTGCGACTCTACTGCTGTTCGGCCCCTTTTTGGATTATTGGTTGACAAACAAAAGAATTGATGCCTTCAACTTTACTTTACCGTCTTCG GCATTTCTAATTGCATCGTGTACCATTGCGGTTGGAACAAATCTCAGTCAATTCATCTGCATTGGCAGATTCACAGCTGTTTCCTTCCAAGTCCTTGGCCATATGAAAACCATTCTTGTTTTGATCCTAGGATTCTTATTTTTTGGAAAAGAGGGTCTTAATTTACATGTTGTTTTTGGCATGATCATTGCGGTTGTTGGAATGATCTGGTATGGCAATGCCTCATCTAAACCTGGGGGTAAAGAACGACGCAGCATTTCAATTTCAAGAAGCAGTCAGCAAAAACAGGGAGGTCTATTAGAGTCATCTGAACAAGATGACAAGGTATAA